A genomic stretch from Lawsonia intracellularis PHE/MN1-00 includes:
- a CDS encoding helix-turn-helix domain-containing protein, protein MAKKFFKSIGLVIRNYRKTAKLTQARLGEKLGVKGNYIGEIERGEEHPSVEMLVKFSLHMKVRPGELLDTIVEQEVESGNEDFPWITLYNEID, encoded by the coding sequence ATGGCTAAAAAATTTTTTAAGTCTATAGGACTAGTCATACGTAACTATAGGAAAACAGCTAAATTGACTCAAGCTAGATTAGGAGAAAAGCTTGGTGTTAAAGGAAATTATATTGGAGAAATTGAAAGGGGTGAAGAACATCCATCAGTTGAAATGTTAGTAAAATTTTCTCTACATATGAAAGTAAGGCCTGGTGAATTGTTAGATACTATAGTTGAACAAGAAGTAGAGAGTGGGAATGAAGATTTCCCATGGATTACTCTTTATAATGAAATAGATTAA
- a CDS encoding autotransporter outer membrane beta-barrel domain-containing protein, with translation MYNIINKHQIIKILLFSLCVFFFTLTEKQKIYAADVFFEGRTETLINVNKPFDSFFGGSDSTIGTLETGPTNLTFTTVGAFRNSVFRIIGGGRSSFNNPNTVKGNVTLTVYNTDVERIIGAGISNRGLVTVTGSVNMKLENVSVTRGIYGGVYTQNGHVLGSINMHLKNVQTPLLIGSGVSNGPNRITVNGDINIDVEDSRIQYVNITGEVDAGIKGNATLTVKKSTVELINSGRGNILGNLKISIADSNIRGLSPVDFGSSVYGDTSINVINSQINDITLIPRAGGMLVGPVTLDITSSTIQNIQCGPVSQNNQLNTLNVTVNTSNITNLNLGSVEGHTISTTATVTDSNITNLNVGTFNGLGVTENASVIINSGNITNLNVGTNVIAAATTINSSATIHDGLIANLTLGSQGNGRTMIATANVNGGTIGLLTMGSENFIPGTRPITELAILNMSGGLIERIIVGNANSSTINFTPGKRSIVKTINGPELPYLVNIQKGAMTQWGTKNMPFLLDTRNLILSGTLITSNIQLADLSITNLFVANGGTLVPRKLIPGNQPVIQFLGGPQSLLVIHQPLKVNLSLSPKLIGSSMVPLAFVSQSFSSPDLFVKQTRSGLIWSDLEFDPTTSIWYVNNIQASQDFYSFSIARETTNWLRQQHIWTLQNRSSKLLDNEHYGLWINVQGGHESLDTSIGSKAKMPWIMATAGYDYLQQLPRLDMKALYGLAFGASKGKSKWSSVNSTKNDAELGMVSGYVGLIHNKTGLYSTLTLQLASSKLHTNSTGFYRNFKWTETTPTEALELGWKYTFNNGIKMNPRGQLIFEQTSKHHFDLGIQNDKAILDKSQLITSSLGITVEYKLPVTTPINLYAGIERIKGQSGNFAISSQSLQMKFKHDNDTSVVRATIGTNILLGEHFNIHCDIFGDKGNDKGIGGQAGFTYKF, from the coding sequence ATGTATAATATAATTAATAAGCATCAAATCATAAAAATTTTATTATTTTCCTTATGTGTTTTCTTTTTTACACTTACAGAAAAACAAAAAATTTATGCTGCAGACGTCTTTTTTGAGGGCAGAACCGAAACCTTAATCAATGTAAACAAACCATTTGATTCTTTTTTTGGAGGTTCTGACTCTACAATAGGAACCCTTGAAACAGGACCTACTAATCTTACCTTCACAACAGTAGGAGCCTTCCGCAATTCTGTTTTCAGAATTATTGGTGGTGGTAGGTCTAGTTTTAACAACCCAAATACAGTTAAAGGCAATGTTACTCTAACTGTTTATAATACTGATGTAGAAAGAATAATTGGTGCAGGTATCAGCAATAGAGGACTTGTAACCGTTACTGGCTCAGTAAATATGAAGCTAGAAAATGTTTCTGTTACTAGAGGAATTTATGGTGGTGTCTATACTCAAAATGGACATGTACTAGGCTCTATCAACATGCATTTGAAAAACGTCCAAACTCCACTATTAATAGGTTCTGGAGTAAGCAATGGACCTAATCGTATTACTGTAAATGGAGACATAAACATTGATGTTGAAGACTCTAGGATTCAATATGTAAACATTACAGGAGAAGTAGATGCAGGGATAAAAGGAAATGCTACTCTAACTGTAAAAAAATCTACTGTTGAGCTTATAAACTCTGGTAGAGGTAATATCTTAGGTAATCTCAAAATATCTATAGCAGATTCAAATATAAGGGGGTTATCACCAGTAGACTTTGGTTCTTCAGTATATGGGGACACATCTATAAATGTAATTAATTCTCAGATTAATGATATTACTCTTATACCAAGGGCTGGTGGAATGCTTGTAGGTCCTGTTACCCTAGATATCACAAGCAGTACTATACAAAATATACAATGTGGGCCTGTCAGTCAAAATAATCAACTTAACACACTAAATGTAACTGTTAATACTAGTAACATTACTAACTTAAACCTTGGTAGTGTCGAAGGTCATACAATATCAACTACAGCAACTGTTACTGATAGTAATATTACTAACCTTAATGTCGGAACCTTCAATGGACTTGGAGTAACTGAGAATGCCTCTGTAATCATTAATAGTGGCAATATTACTAACCTTAATGTCGGAACTAATGTAATAGCTGCAGCCACAACTATTAATTCCTCTGCGACCATACACGACGGACTTATTGCAAACCTTACCTTAGGCTCACAAGGTAATGGTCGTACTATGATAGCTACAGCAAATGTTAATGGTGGAACTATTGGATTATTAACTATGGGTTCAGAAAACTTCATACCAGGCACAAGACCAATTACTGAATTAGCAATACTAAACATGTCTGGTGGATTAATTGAAAGAATTATCGTAGGTAATGCCAACTCTTCAACCATAAACTTTACTCCTGGGAAGAGATCAATTGTAAAAACAATAAATGGTCCAGAACTTCCATATTTAGTTAACATACAAAAAGGTGCTATGACACAATGGGGCACTAAAAATATGCCCTTTTTATTGGATACAAGAAATTTAATCTTGTCCGGAACTCTGATTACCTCAAATATTCAACTAGCTGATTTATCTATAACCAATCTATTTGTTGCTAATGGCGGTACACTAGTACCTAGAAAATTAATACCTGGGAACCAACCTGTTATACAGTTTCTTGGAGGTCCTCAATCACTCTTAGTTATCCATCAACCATTAAAAGTAAATTTAAGCTTATCACCAAAACTTATTGGAAGTAGCATGGTGCCACTTGCTTTTGTCTCTCAATCTTTTTCATCACCAGATCTTTTTGTTAAACAAACTAGAAGTGGTCTCATTTGGAGTGATCTTGAGTTTGATCCAACAACATCTATTTGGTATGTTAATAATATCCAAGCATCTCAAGATTTTTACTCTTTCTCTATTGCTCGTGAGACTACTAACTGGCTAAGACAACAACATATATGGACTCTACAAAACCGTTCAAGTAAACTTTTAGACAACGAACATTATGGACTATGGATAAATGTTCAAGGTGGACATGAAAGTCTTGATACTTCTATTGGTAGCAAAGCAAAAATGCCATGGATAATGGCAACAGCAGGATATGACTATCTTCAACAACTACCAAGGTTAGATATGAAAGCCCTTTATGGTCTTGCTTTTGGTGCTTCTAAAGGTAAAAGTAAATGGTCTAGCGTCAACTCTACAAAAAATGATGCTGAGCTAGGTATGGTTAGTGGTTATGTAGGTCTTATCCATAACAAAACTGGGCTCTATAGTACATTGACCTTACAACTTGCGTCTAGTAAATTACATACTAATTCTACAGGGTTCTATAGAAATTTTAAATGGACAGAAACAACTCCAACAGAAGCACTTGAACTTGGATGGAAATACACTTTCAACAACGGTATTAAAATGAATCCTCGTGGACAACTTATTTTTGAACAAACATCTAAACACCATTTTGATTTAGGAATTCAAAATGATAAGGCTATATTAGATAAAAGCCAGTTAATAACAAGTTCTCTTGGTATTACCGTTGAATATAAGCTACCAGTTACCACACCTATTAATCTTTATGCTGGTATTGAAAGGATAAAAGGTCAGTCTGGAAACTTTGCAATTAGTTCCCAGAGCCTTCAAATGAAGTTCAAGCATGACAATGATACAAGTGTAGTTAGAGCAACAATAGGTACAAATATATTATTGGGAGAACATTTTAATATTCACTGTGATATATTTGGAGATAAAGGAAATGATAAAGGCATTGGTGGGCAAGCAGGATTTACATACAAATTTTAA
- a CDS encoding type II toxin-antitoxin system RelE/ParE family toxin encodes MSSIKIEFMPYAIECINKIYTFLEKSDKEAAKNIAKIILNKIRILEKFPNLGRSSIDLEPEQRELIVPFGATGYVILYTLQHNIIFILSVRHQKEVGY; translated from the coding sequence GTGTCATCTATAAAAATTGAATTCATGCCATATGCGATTGAATGTATTAACAAAATTTATACCTTCTTAGAAAAGAGTGATAAAGAAGCAGCTAAAAATATAGCAAAAATTATTCTCAACAAAATCAGAATATTAGAGAAATTCCCTAATTTAGGTAGATCTTCCATAGACTTAGAACCAGAGCAGCGAGAGCTTATTGTTCCTTTTGGAGCAACAGGTTATGTTATTCTTTATACATTACAACATAACATTATTTTTATTTTATCTGTAAGACATCAAAAAGAAGTTGGCTATTAA
- a CDS encoding class I SAM-dependent methyltransferase → MSLISLPEWFKKNTGCFLKNDILLSADRQKKYIMDDGVWKSTTNSNSNKQLQTSNIFSYKWNQEKTYTSPALLKKTQEWLKSRYDYIYIYLKAIQDHPIFLDAGCGAAFSTLELLGDCFHQLNYIGVDISDAITIARRRIQDAGYDGIFLQENLMDLPFKPESIDIIFSEGVLHHTDSTKEAITKLTPLLRNGGLFLFYVYAKKSPIREFSDDYLREQLHKLSPKQAWDALKPLTELGIQLGESNMELNLPNGIELLDVPAGKIKLQEFFYWYILKAFYAKELDFDAMQHINFDWYAPQNAHRQTPEQISQWCDELNLNILSMKTELSGITVVAKRQC, encoded by the coding sequence ATGTCTTTGATATCATTGCCTGAATGGTTTAAAAAAAATACCGGTTGTTTTTTAAAAAATGATATACTTCTTAGTGCTGATAGACAAAAAAAATATATTATGGACGATGGAGTGTGGAAATCAACAACTAATTCTAATAGTAACAAACAACTTCAAACAAGTAATATATTTAGTTATAAATGGAACCAAGAGAAAACATACACTTCACCAGCATTGCTAAAAAAAACACAAGAATGGTTAAAAAGCCGTTATGACTATATATATATATATTTAAAGGCTATCCAAGACCACCCTATATTTTTAGATGCTGGTTGTGGAGCAGCATTTTCTACATTAGAACTTTTGGGAGATTGTTTTCATCAATTAAATTATATTGGTGTCGATATCTCTGATGCTATTACAATAGCACGTAGACGCATACAGGATGCAGGCTATGATGGTATATTCTTACAAGAAAATTTAATGGATCTTCCCTTTAAACCTGAAAGTATAGATATCATCTTTTCAGAAGGAGTGTTACATCATACAGATTCTACAAAAGAAGCCATAACAAAATTAACTCCTCTTTTACGTAATGGAGGCTTATTTCTTTTTTATGTTTATGCTAAAAAAAGTCCTATTCGAGAGTTTTCAGATGATTATTTAAGAGAACAATTACATAAACTGTCTCCTAAACAGGCATGGGATGCTTTAAAACCATTAACAGAATTAGGGATTCAACTTGGAGAATCTAATATGGAACTTAATCTTCCTAATGGGATAGAATTATTAGATGTCCCAGCTGGTAAAATAAAACTTCAAGAATTTTTTTATTGGTACATTTTAAAAGCATTCTATGCAAAAGAGCTAGATTTTGATGCAATGCAACATATTAACTTTGACTGGTATGCCCCACAAAATGCTCATCGGCAGACACCAGAGCAAATTTCTCAATGGTGTGATGAACTTAACCTGAATATTCTTTCTATGAAGACAGAATTATCAGGCATTACAGTTGTTGCAAAGAGACAATGCTAA
- a CDS encoding CopG family ribbon-helix-helix protein: MKTLSNTTSVKLEDSVKTRIKNLAAIRKRTPHSIMVEAIEEYIDKAEKREAFRQEGINVYNDYLNNGLHLPVEEAIAWLNELANGNYVEPPKCHL, encoded by the coding sequence GTGAAAACTTTGTCTAATACAACTTCTGTTAAACTTGAAGACTCAGTAAAAACACGGATTAAAAATCTTGCTGCTATTCGTAAACGGACACCACACTCAATCATGGTGGAGGCTATTGAAGAATATATTGATAAAGCTGAAAAACGTGAAGCTTTTAGACAAGAAGGTATTAATGTTTATAATGACTATCTTAATAATGGGTTACACTTACCTGTAGAAGAAGCTATAGCTTGGCTTAATGAGCTTGCAAATGGTAATTATGTGGAGCCACCTAAGTGTCATCTATAA
- the asnB gene encoding asparagine synthase (glutamine-hydrolyzing) has translation MCGVCGIICLDGDKPSKEVLSHMLDAIRHRGPDKANVVVDGCIALGHCRLAILDLTDAAAQPMSTSDKLFTIVYNGEIYNFEEIRRELIKLGHTFISRSDTEVILHAYIQWGAQCVTKFNGMFVFVIYDVIRKQIFIARDRYGIKPLYYTIIQNNFLFSSEAKAFLRYPQFCTKLDYEALLEYFTFQNILTDKTLLHNVYIFPPGHYAILPLNTGQLTFSQYWDYCFDESKNIHSDKEYEEELTYLIQQAVQRQLQSDVELGTYLSGGMDSGSITALASKRFPYIKSFTCGFDLHSISGLELAFDERNAAEAMSYLFKTEHYEMVLKSGDMERVFPRLAWHIEEPRTGQSYPNFCIAHLVSKFVKVVLAGTGSDELFGGYPWRYYRALGEKGENSFEKYIDRYYLFWQRLIPNRYLLSMFKPIETHVRHVRTRDIFRNIFGDNNSPVTSHEESINRSLYFEAKTFLHGLLVVEDKLSMAHSLETRLPFLDNDLVDFAMRLPVRCKIHRLNETLRINENESAKASRYYKKTNDGKWLLRRAMERYVPTHIIEAVKQGFSAPDASWFRGESIDFVHRYLFSQNVRLYEYFDRKVVHELVTEHLEGNANRRLFIWSLLSFEEWLHQYLP, from the coding sequence ATGTGTGGAGTTTGTGGCATAATTTGTTTAGATGGAGACAAACCTTCAAAAGAAGTATTAAGTCATATGCTCGATGCTATTAGACATCGTGGCCCAGACAAGGCAAATGTTGTAGTTGATGGATGTATAGCACTTGGGCACTGTCGGCTCGCAATTCTTGATCTAACGGACGCTGCAGCACAACCAATGTCTACTTCAGATAAACTTTTTACTATAGTATATAATGGTGAAATTTATAACTTTGAAGAAATCCGACGAGAGCTAATAAAATTAGGACATACATTTATTAGCCGTAGTGACACAGAAGTCATTCTTCATGCTTATATTCAGTGGGGAGCGCAATGTGTAACAAAATTTAATGGAATGTTTGTCTTTGTTATATACGATGTTATTCGAAAACAAATATTTATAGCTCGTGATCGTTATGGTATAAAACCATTATACTATACTATCATCCAAAATAACTTTTTATTTAGTTCAGAGGCAAAAGCCTTCTTACGTTATCCACAATTCTGTACGAAATTAGATTATGAAGCCCTACTAGAATATTTTACTTTTCAAAATATTCTAACAGATAAAACATTACTGCATAATGTCTATATATTCCCTCCTGGGCACTATGCTATTTTACCTTTAAATACAGGCCAACTTACTTTTTCACAATATTGGGATTATTGCTTTGATGAAAGTAAGAATATCCATTCTGATAAAGAGTATGAAGAAGAATTAACATATCTTATTCAGCAGGCTGTACAGCGTCAGCTGCAAAGTGATGTTGAGCTAGGTACTTATTTATCTGGAGGAATGGATTCAGGTTCAATTACAGCTTTAGCTTCTAAACGTTTCCCATATATTAAATCATTTACTTGTGGCTTTGATCTCCATTCCATTTCAGGGTTAGAACTTGCTTTTGATGAACGTAATGCAGCAGAAGCAATGTCTTATCTATTCAAAACAGAACACTATGAAATGGTCCTAAAATCTGGAGATATGGAACGAGTATTTCCTCGTTTAGCTTGGCATATAGAAGAACCACGGACAGGACAAAGTTATCCCAATTTTTGTATAGCACACCTGGTCTCAAAATTTGTTAAAGTTGTTCTAGCTGGTACTGGTAGTGATGAACTTTTTGGTGGATATCCTTGGCGTTATTATAGAGCTCTTGGAGAAAAAGGAGAAAATAGTTTTGAAAAGTATATTGATCGTTATTATTTATTCTGGCAACGACTTATACCTAATCGATATCTACTAAGCATGTTCAAACCTATTGAAACTCATGTTCGTCATGTACGGACACGTGATATTTTTCGTAATATATTTGGTGATAATAATTCTCCTGTAACCAGTCATGAAGAAAGTATTAATCGTTCCCTCTATTTTGAAGCTAAAACTTTCTTACATGGATTACTAGTTGTAGAAGATAAACTTTCTATGGCACACAGTTTGGAAACACGCCTTCCATTTCTTGATAATGACCTTGTTGATTTTGCTATGCGTTTACCTGTAAGGTGTAAAATTCATAGACTCAATGAAACATTAAGAATCAACGAAAATGAATCAGCTAAAGCTAGCCGCTATTATAAAAAAACAAATGATGGTAAATGGCTCCTTCGCAGAGCAATGGAACGATATGTCCCAACTCACATTATTGAGGCTGTTAAACAAGGATTTTCAGCACCAGATGCTTCTTGGTTCAGGGGCGAAAGTATAGACTTTGTCCATCGATATTTATTTTCACAAAATGTACGCCTTTATGAGTACTTTGATCGTAAAGTAGTCCATGAGCTTGTAACTGAACATCTGGAAGGAAATGCCAATAGGCGTCTTTTTATATGGTCACTTTTAAGCTTTGAAGAATGGCTTCATCAATATTTACCATAA
- a CDS encoding autotransporter outer membrane beta-barrel domain-containing protein, with protein sequence MIVNKLSIFIYNYTTKVRHYINCIYHTCVSYSQIFRSWLWYRRQLRIGLLFFLYLVSVYGLSFSKSPEENEEEAKGRQRVQAMELSFHNAAISQEVNETVSSMEAELEEESAYATELEILVDETVKTFFETTDIVTDDVVSVMLQGIDETASDLENSEVRARKNLEKLKQLTEHKKFLIGQNKLRLSNHCCRLQEVILENSDITHLEDAVKRNRQRLAHQEVMLKQLEEICSRTQEKQLFQEERNNSIMAEVASLEDLFYTQCSGEEDHDENTASTEGNYTQEGSFDDMPPLEGEEDEDITDQPQPLSLQENQGNQSSTIQEDQEGNSSQGGSVSGPHFMSSSGSNNSQGGASGGTSTLIPGYNVHSQMSSLQGLQCVLLSAVEQVAENLKVLILKAINVSKENKFNVASFNYRTSKKNTSSQKHFSANVPANKQGVDSRIVSSLDKFHVFAVMDSYLMNLESKVRSGQLGIITNIFSDLSIGLAYAHNNSSSKEHIGAMFGSVIGSAKAKMNTNALSAIFIWNTNKTGFSGCISSYYGWGQMKNARQYLHTEEIISSKGSPDIMLGGGLIQLGYNCFISKSVMITPYIEYLFITTGWKEYNEITGTLPSHISSTKEQLISKNIGIRSRINLMGNSQLQTWVTGAFGQRKLGTITAQPLKSTNSIYKAMVQKAKNKYVQGEGGLSYEIIVTNNCKIGLSGDVQFEKNRPLKNGNVRCFFHLTY encoded by the coding sequence ATGATAGTAAATAAGCTGTCAATCTTTATCTATAACTATACTACTAAAGTACGACATTATATTAATTGTATCTACCATACTTGTGTATCTTATAGTCAAATTTTTCGAAGTTGGCTTTGGTATCGTCGACAATTAAGAATAGGATTACTTTTCTTTTTATATTTAGTTAGTGTTTATGGCTTATCATTTTCGAAAAGTCCTGAAGAAAATGAAGAAGAAGCTAAAGGACGTCAACGGGTACAAGCAATGGAACTTAGCTTTCATAATGCAGCAATTAGTCAAGAAGTAAATGAGACTGTATCTTCAATGGAAGCCGAACTTGAAGAAGAATCAGCATATGCTACAGAATTAGAGATCCTTGTAGATGAAACAGTAAAAACATTTTTTGAAACTACTGATATAGTAACTGATGATGTGGTATCAGTTATGTTGCAAGGTATTGATGAAACGGCTTCTGATTTAGAAAATTCAGAAGTAAGAGCTAGAAAAAATTTAGAAAAACTTAAACAGCTTACAGAGCACAAAAAATTTTTGATTGGTCAAAATAAGCTAAGACTTTCTAATCATTGTTGTCGATTACAGGAAGTTATACTAGAAAATTCTGATATTACTCATCTAGAAGATGCTGTTAAAAGGAATAGACAAAGGCTAGCTCACCAAGAAGTCATGCTAAAACAACTAGAAGAAATATGTAGTAGAACTCAAGAGAAGCAGCTTTTTCAGGAGGAGAGAAATAATAGTATTATGGCTGAGGTTGCTTCATTAGAAGATCTTTTTTATACACAGTGCTCTGGAGAGGAAGATCATGATGAAAATACTGCTTCTACTGAGGGTAATTATACTCAGGAGGGAAGTTTTGATGATATGCCACCTTTAGAAGGAGAGGAAGATGAGGATATTACTGATCAACCTCAACCTCTAAGTCTTCAGGAGAATCAAGGGAACCAAAGCAGTACTATACAAGAGGATCAAGAAGGTAATAGTTCACAAGGAGGGTCTGTATCAGGACCACATTTTATGTCAAGCTCGGGTTCTAATAATTCCCAAGGGGGAGCTAGTGGTGGAACATCTACATTAATTCCTGGCTATAATGTACATAGTCAAATGAGCTCACTACAGGGATTACAATGTGTCCTTTTATCTGCTGTTGAACAAGTAGCAGAGAATTTAAAAGTATTAATATTAAAAGCAATAAATGTATCAAAAGAAAATAAGTTCAATGTAGCAAGTTTTAACTACAGAACGTCTAAGAAAAATACTTCTTCTCAGAAACATTTTTCTGCAAATGTTCCAGCAAATAAACAAGGAGTAGATAGTAGGATAGTTTCCTCTTTAGACAAGTTTCATGTATTTGCTGTTATGGATAGCTATTTAATGAATTTAGAAAGTAAAGTTCGTTCAGGCCAATTAGGTATTATCACAAATATTTTTTCAGATTTATCTATAGGCTTGGCTTATGCTCATAACAATAGCTCATCTAAAGAACATATTGGGGCAATGTTTGGTTCAGTTATAGGGTCAGCAAAAGCAAAGATGAATACTAATGCACTTTCAGCCATTTTCATATGGAACACTAATAAGACAGGTTTTTCTGGTTGTATTTCAAGTTATTATGGCTGGGGGCAGATGAAAAATGCTAGACAATATTTGCATACTGAAGAAATCATAAGTTCTAAAGGGTCTCCTGATATTATGTTAGGAGGGGGACTTATCCAATTAGGATATAATTGTTTTATTTCAAAATCAGTAATGATTACTCCCTATATTGAATATCTTTTTATAACAACAGGCTGGAAAGAATATAATGAAATTACAGGTACTTTGCCTTCTCATATAAGCAGTACTAAGGAGCAGTTGATTAGTAAGAACATTGGTATTAGAAGTCGTATAAATCTTATGGGAAATTCTCAACTTCAAACATGGGTTACAGGTGCTTTTGGACAACGTAAGCTAGGTACGATTACTGCTCAACCATTGAAATCGACCAACTCTATATATAAAGCTATGGTCCAAAAAGCTAAAAATAAATATGTTCAAGGGGAAGGAGGTCTCTCATATGAAATTATAGTTACAAATAATTGTAAAATTGGCCTAAGTGGAGATGTCCAGTTTGAAAAGAATAGACCATTGAAGAACGGTAATGTGAGATGTTTTTTTCACCTTACATACTAA
- a CDS encoding HD domain-containing protein, which yields MSFFSKKRHQSLIKGYNTIFLKFITITLLSTTFILGTLLQQALGTVTIQTVWGECTFEHPILKKIIEHNTLQRLKYVDQSGPITYFGYMPYFNRYEHSIGVLALLQKANAPLNEQVAGLLHDVSHTVFSHIADHLLYKSNLEKSYQDTIHLKFLKTMHVQKVTEPYGIFLKDLDPDNPSYSALEQPLPNLCADRIQYLLHTGVIVEKISCNQAKMVIDNLKFQDGIWFFLNKKPAKIIGMLSLEFTQELYGAPWNFAFYEYFTEILKEALKIKLITLSEIKYGTDKNVLHLLESSNNKFINKGMKHLKDVHNIFKEYPFGQGELNIKPKFRGVDPLIKVGENFVRLSAIDPNFKEKFEEVKKWCNTGYGIRFVITK from the coding sequence GTGAGTTTTTTTTCTAAAAAAAGACATCAATCCTTAATAAAAGGATATAATACAATTTTTTTAAAGTTTATTACTATTACTTTACTTAGTACTACTTTTATTCTTGGCACATTATTACAACAAGCTTTGGGAACTGTTACCATACAGACAGTATGGGGGGAATGTACTTTTGAACACCCTATTTTAAAAAAAATTATAGAACACAATACACTCCAACGGTTAAAGTATGTTGATCAATCTGGACCAATAACATATTTTGGATATATGCCTTACTTCAATAGGTATGAACATAGCATAGGAGTATTAGCTTTATTACAAAAAGCAAATGCTCCCTTGAATGAACAAGTTGCAGGGTTACTTCATGATGTATCACATACTGTTTTTTCACATATTGCTGATCACTTACTTTATAAAAGTAATTTAGAAAAATCTTATCAAGATACAATACATTTAAAATTTTTAAAAACAATGCACGTTCAAAAAGTAACAGAACCTTATGGGATATTTCTTAAAGATCTTGATCCTGACAATCCTTCTTACAGTGCTCTAGAACAACCTTTACCTAACCTTTGTGCTGATCGTATCCAATATCTCCTGCATACTGGTGTTATTGTAGAAAAAATATCCTGCAATCAAGCTAAAATGGTTATAGATAATTTAAAATTTCAAGATGGTATTTGGTTCTTTTTAAATAAAAAACCTGCAAAAATTATAGGAATGCTATCTTTAGAATTTACTCAAGAACTTTATGGAGCTCCATGGAATTTTGCTTTTTATGAATATTTCACTGAAATCTTGAAAGAAGCTTTAAAAATAAAGCTTATTACACTATCAGAGATAAAATATGGTACTGATAAAAATGTATTACATTTGTTAGAATCTAGTAATAATAAATTTATCAATAAAGGAATGAAACATCTAAAAGATGTACACAATATTTTTAAAGAATACCCTTTTGGCCAAGGGGAGCTAAATATAAAACCAAAATTTAGAGGAGTTGATCCTCTTATAAAAGTAGGGGAAAATTTTGTACGCTTATCTGCTATTGATCCAAATTTTAAAGAAAAATTTGAAGAAGTAAAAAAGTGGTGTAATACAGGTTATGGGATACGCTTTGTTATTACTAAATAA